The window ataaaaacaaatatgtgttCTGAATGCTCCACTTGTAAACCATATACTGGAGAACCTGATGGGAGTGTGAGAGCTCAAAGTCAgctctttgagtagaaacaggGGGCCAACAGATGGACGTGACAGGACCTAGATGAGTCTCACTATTTGCTTTTTAAGGTTGCCATAGAAATCTCGTTTAAAAGTTAAAACACACCGGTGGAACGAGCCGCTAAAAGAGCccgaaatagaaaaaaaacgtTCATTCTAGtcagtgaaaataaattaattcaagTTTCATTAAAAGAGTAACAAGAAAAAACTGTCCGTGCAGAGTCTGCTCAGTGGTTTCCATGGAGATCACCCCTCCAGTTCGGGCTATTTGCTCTGGAGCTCCGTCTGCGGTCTCCTCTCGGCATCGCAGGTCCCGGTGTGGAGCCGGAGCGCCCCCTGTCTGTGCAACGTGCTCAGGGTCCTGAACTCCAGAGGCATGGTGTGAGGACTGGAGCTGGACGTGTACTCGTACTTCAGAGTGTCGTAGTAGTGGTACTTGACCGGTTTGCCGTGCGGGTCGAGTGGGAAGGGCCAGAAGCCGTAGAGGTGGATCTCCTCGCAGAAGCGGGTGGCCATCGTGTACATGAGGAGGCCAGTGGTCGGGCGCTTGATGTGGACATTGTTGGTCAGCCAATACCTGTTGAATAAAGACGCACATGTTGTGTGTTAAGCTGCCTTAGGTGACACAGTTACTGTCTCCTGAACTAGAAATACAGCTACAGGCAGAATCTGTTCAAGGTCTCTGGGTCTGTTTCTTTTATAAGCTCCTTCGCTAAGACCATTCTCCCACTGGGTTTTTTAGATTAAGCCGGATATACAGCATGCTGGAGCGCACAGAGAGAGGCTGAATCCTAAAACAGTCACACAAGTAGAAATGTAGAGCTCGCTAGACATGTTTACTCTGTTGTGGACCACCAAATTGCACCTTAAGAGCCCTCCGCTCACAGAAAATCAATAAGTgaccattttgttttcttcctcttcttgctcGGTGGATGAACCGTGAAAAACCCCACCCTCTTAACAAGCCATTTAGTCTAGAagtctgaaaatgtgtttctttaacTACATCTGAGGCAGCTGGTCAATTAACTTATAGTCCattttgacagaaaaacaataGTTAAAGTCATTTATAAAGCAAACACACGAAGCGCTCTCTGGTTCCTCTAATATGAAGCTGTGCTGCTCCTCTATATAATTGAAAAATGATATATTCGTGTTTTGCCCTGTTTACTGGACATAATAAGCAACCTTGAGATGCCACTTCAGGCTCGAGAAAATGGCATTTTTCCACCATTCTCTGACACTTCTTTCTTCTTGCAGCCCCATTGTTAGGACAGTAAAACAAGATTATCCCACACATTTCCAATTCAAAAACCAACTGGCTCACACATCTTGAGTTAAGTGCCATTCTCTCGATACCAGCGCTGCCATCTGCAACGGGGAAAACAAAGATTTTCTGTTCTGTCCAGTTTTCGAACAGAGACACTTCTGATGTAATGGAAACTAAACTGTAAAAAGTGGATTCATCTCGGCACACTGTCAGAGTGTTTCCTGCATGTCTCTTATCTTTCTTACCCCCTTGCAGTCTAAATGTCAGATTAAATTACCTTTTGTGTGTTCGCTGAGCACAGACTGTATGTTCTTTCGCTGCAGTGGGGCTTTTAACAAAACAGCGGCGGCCCCTCTGCACAATAGCATTCTTCAACTTCAGGTGACCTACGAGCTGCTATGACATTGAGATACCACATGctgcatcccccccccccaggagcGGCTGATCAGATGTTCACTTGCTCTTACTTAATTTTCCTTTCCAGTCACTAGTCCATTTGCTCCAGCCCGGAGGCTACCGTTGCCTCCTGCGGGTGTGCACTCTGCGGTTAGTGTGGAAGGTTGCGTTGAGATGCAGAGGATGTACTATTTAAAGCTGTTCATGTGCCATGAAGGGCAAACAGCGGGCAAGGTTTACAGTCCGACTCAACACTCCAGCAGGTGATAAGCATTTTAAtaagcagaggagctggtctaATTAACAGTGAAACGGTCGGATGTGGCATTAGTTCGGAGTATGAGTATGAGCCTTGTCCTCTGCTGCATCTGATGGGGGATTTTAAGATTCAGCCTTTactgagaaaaagagaagttCACTTATCAGACAACACTGTAGAGAAAACAGAGGTATGCGGTTCTTATCCAACTGGATTTCCGGCTAATTATTTTCTCTTGTAAAACGCTGATCTTACAGACTGTGAGCTGCACAGCCCGGTTCTACCCCTCTGCAATACCGAGTGTTAGTTGGGGCatacaaaatgacatttttggtcaCTGACCAGCGGTGGCTGTTAGGCTTTGAACAATGCAGGAAAGACCCAGAGCAGATTCTGGTTGTGATGAGAGAGAGGCAACGGCAGCACAAAAATTTGCAGAGAGGGATTTTATGAAAGCCTGAAGGCAGAGGAGGCTGTATttgacaaaaagcaaaaaaagataCTCGACCGGCTCTAAAATCACCACTTTGGTGCAACAGCTATTGAATGAGACTCTACCTCTATCACTGTGGTgttgacatttgtgtgttttggagtgAAACATCTCTCCAGCTACTGGATAGGTTGTAATGATAGTTGGTACAGACATTGCTGTTTGAATGAATTCAGggcaaacattttaatttgtccaGTGCTTCAGTTTATGAGCAAATACCTGCAAAAGTAAGAATAGTCCCACCAGCATCAGCTGTAACCTGTGGTTattgctaattagcaaatgttagcatgctaaaacaCTAAAGCTAAAATGGTGATTATGGTAAACATACTGGAAAACATTAGGATATTAGATCGTCATTGTGAGCATGGCAATTAGCTCAAAGCACAGATGCGCATCAGTCTAGTCAGAGACATTTAAGAAATATAACTGTACAGCAGCGAAGTCTCGTCTCTTCTTCTGCACAAAGCACACCAGACAGAAAAGATAgctagctaactgttagctggatgttgatgaaggttctcagtcatcgaGCTAAATAAAGGTGCTGTATCTCCGGCAACTGGACTTGATTCAGTTTCTAGAAGACGtgtcacctctcatccaagaggcttcttcagtttgaactaactggaggggagttgcaggcttttaaacctgtgtgggagtgtccttacagagtcgttagaGCCACTTGTTGGTCGTTGATCCAACCGGCTTTCATGTGGCTAGGTTCACCTAGACCTAAGGCATGAAGACTCAGAGCTCATGCAGATGCTGGGATACATGTGTTCGAGATGTGTGTTGAATAATTTACACCTTTCCTATCGGTATCGCGTAAGTCACACTATTTCATACCATAGGCCCAGCTTGTAGTCTAATGCCTCACTGTTTTTATAGAGCAGCTTTAGTACAGCCTTGTGTGACTGTGGGCATGGTTACAGTGTGGATTACACAAAGTGTGGTAATTATTTGGCTTTAGAGGTGTTGGGAGGTACATTTTGGAACCTTGAACACAGCGCGGCTGGCTTTGAACCCCTTTTTTCAGAAGCTAATTGCCTCGTGGCTCTTGCCTCTTGATTGACACACTGGGCAGTAGTATTGATCTTCTCGTTTCACTCTCTGCAAGGAAGCAAAGACgctacatttcccaaaatgtttgaGTATTTGTttaagagagacagagacagctcagagagaTCCTCACACACTAATCAAAGAGAAAATAGACTGAATCAAACAAACGAAGACGGATTGAGACTTAATCGAGACAGATTTGGTGAGACGACTCGAAGGCGCACCCTGACTCAAGCGAGATCAGAGTCGCGTTCTCGCTCTGACTGGTGATCAGCTTTAATGCTCTGGGTAAAAATAGCCACCTGGGCTGCAGATTAGAGTTTGCCAGCCCCTTGATTATGCTGCGCACAGGTGTTCTCATGAGAGACGgcacagcaggagcagctgcaTCTTACCCTCTGACAGCGTGGAGAAGCCGCAGCGAGGGGAAGGCGGTGCGTACGTCCACAGTGTGCAGCAGGATGAGGCGGAGGGCCCATTCCACACGCTCCTCTCCCCCCTTGGCCATGAAGGCTGGGATCCACAGCACACTACCGCTGAGGCTTTGAAGACGCTGCAAGAAGCGATCCCTCCACTCCTCGTTCACCAGGTCCTGGAAGGCCCGCTGTACCACCGAAGGGTTCATGGTCACCAAGTTGGTCCGCCAGCCCACGTCACGGTAGTAGTCCTCCACTGGTGCCAGGTTACACCTGAGGACAAACAGGCACAGGTCGATCAATTTCATATagacacatttctttaaattatatgtttctttgtgttaGTTTCTGAATTTCTCCCCTgaaggtttttttcccccatctcAATTGAGGGTCTAAGGATACAGGGCGTCATATTCTAAAGTCCCTTGTGATtttaagtgctgtatcataggcaactagacttgtttcagtttcttaagAAGTTTAACATCTCATCCAAGAGGTGAAAtctcttcaagaaactgaaacaagtccagttgcctacgatacagcacttagatgTCATATCCATGACTTTGGATGACTGAGAAACTTCATCAACCGTGTGATATTTGGCGATATTAACAAAATTGAATCCAGTGTTTTGGGTTTTACATAAATAGTTCTTTGGAGGGGTCCATAACATAGTTAACACTCGTGATTCTCCCACAAGTTTTCATCTTCCTTTTTTAGATTTAGTGACTAATAAAGCGATGACATCTCCCACATCCcttctcacttttttctttttaaacacactGAGGTAGGCAGAACCCGAAATATCTCTGCACGCAGTGGGCTGTTGTCaagaattaattaaaaaaaaaacctgatagGAAACTTTGTGAGTGTTCTGCCTATTAGTTACTTAATATCGTTGTTGGCAGCACCCAATGTAGACTCTGTGATGTCACCCATTAGTTTTGAAGCTTTTTAGTCTGGCATTATGGACGTCACTATCTTGTTCATGGAGCAAATCtaacacaaaactagatgaTTTTTCATATCTTTACTACAAACAGCAACTTGGAATATCGTctttttaattcacaaacatGATATGTGTCAATTGTGGCACAATTGGCTGTACATACGGTCCCGTGAACTAAACCGGAATCATTATTTCGATTGACGGTTGCCTTGTAAGcgactgtaaatcacaaggtagccacacCCTAAAGCGTACCCTGCTTTACGTCTATTTTATGTGAAATTTAACCATAACACCCAAAAGTAACATCACGCTGTGtggaagaagacttgaaaccaGCGACTGAGACCATGAACCCTTTGGGATACTGTTAACTGAGGtgataaatcaagtgagaagtccattttctcataagcttacatacaatcaacCTTCTTTTAGCAGCTGGTGGATTTGcaccctgctggccattagaaagaatgcagtgACAATTGATACCAATCTTTCATCTCCTCATTGTCCTCGCATCCTTAAATGTTCCAAACAGACAACTGCTTTTTCAAACCACTTTTCAGTGGCACGATAACTGGACTGTATTCCACCGAGCGCTGAAACTGTTCTGGCAGCTCTTGTTGGCCAGCCACTTTaaattttttggttttctttcttGAACTCATCACCCATCTGTCCGTGTCCTCAAGCTCGTCAAACCACATTCCCTGCAGGAATGTTCTCTCAGGAGTTAAAGAAAGCAGAAGTACAAGGTGAGTTCTGCAGATAAAAAGCAGAGGATGGCATTCTTGCTAATCAGTGTTATCCCTGGCCTCTAAATGAATgccagaaaaaacacacacaaaaggcagTAATTATCTTCACGGTGACGCATCTCTGGTTTCTAAACAATGTGGCAGGGAGAGAAATACAGGACGGCTTTTTTTctaataaacacacacgcacacaaaaccAACTTTTCAGATAATccgatgtttgtttttaacgGTTTGAAGAAGCAGAATAAATCCTAATtcttcattttaaatgaaaaagtgTGAACATGATAGACATCTGTCACTGAACAGAGCTCAGCGGTTGCTGTCAACACTACGACAGCTCCGTCACATTATCATAACACTGAGCTGAAATCATCTGATAACAGTACCCCAAACACTGACAACCTACTTTATGGAAACAAGAGTGTAGGGCAGAGATCTATATTTAGCTGAGACATTATCTCCCTATCTGATACATTGAATACCCGAGCAAATTCCTCAGCTTCTCAAAATGCCACATTCCCTGTTGTCTGCCTTCAGCCAGCCATTTACCGGCCCTTGCCTTGGCGTTATTATCATGCTGCCGGAGTCTAGAATCCATGagctcttcttcctcatcagCAATTACATCGCAGCACTCAGAAAAggacaagacacacacacacacacacacacacacacatacacacacacacacacaataggaTCAACttcagaatgaaaagaaaaaaaggcccCATTCAGCTATCAATCAATCAGCTCGATGAGGTGCCGCCACAGACAGCCGCTTCCTGCTccatttacacaacaacattaacgcCATTGATTTATGAGAGGATGTGTCTCGCAGTGGATCCTCAGCATTTAGTGCGCGTTTGCTCAGATCGCTCCTCGCCGTTCACAGAGAAACCCAACAAGAATATGCTTCTTTTTAGCATTGTAATATGACCCCAGCCAcattttatggtttattttCCCTCCAACGACGAGCATGAATAGTGATAAATAACCCGCTCGGCGACTCCCCCTTTTGCTTACGCCCTATCACAAAACAGAGCCTCCTGTAACAGAGCTTCCTGTAAGTGAGTGTGGGACCCCTGAGAGAGCCGGCATTTTCTCAGACGAATGCGAAATAAAcgctttttcaaaatgtcaattTAATGTATGATCATGCGTTTAATTGCTCGCAGTCTGCCGGCTCATTCCCAACTTTAAAAtcgctgaagaaaaaaaaaaaaaaaaagctttgacagctttttcaaatatGCAATTAATACATTTCCAGCTGTATGAGCGCTGCCTCTGAACCTGAATTCAAAACTGAGAGctgggagaaaagagaaagaattgCGCTCTCAGTAAAGTGAGATAAACCTAAAACTGAAACTAATGTGCTAATCCATTTCAATAACGGTCCACTTTAACTCGCAATGTTTCATAATTTATTTCAAGTGGAAGGCTTCCAGCGCTGTAATCACTTGTGCCGTTTCTGTGGGCAAAAAAAATACCTGATAACAAAGTCGTGGGAGTCGATCTCGGGTCCACAGCTGCTGTTCAGCAGGATCCCAGAGTTTCCCACAATGGCACAGCGCCTGTGGTGTTGGTTCTTCATGGGGGACACAGTTGGCAGGAGACGGTAGAGATTCTCAGAGATGTTGGTGGTGCTGTGGCGATCAAACACATAGTGGATGATATCTCCCGGCTTCAGCGTGCCCTTCAGGATAGAGATGTCTCTCTCCGGATCAAGAAATCTGAGAATATTCTTTCTGCagaaaaagaacacacacacacacacacacacacacacacacacacacacacacacacacacacacacacacacacacacacacacacacacacacaccctaaagTTATAAAAGACTCTGCCGCGGCCTAGTGTGACGATATCGAGCGGGGAAGTGGAGAGCAGTGAATCTTGCCTGATGAGGTTGGAGAGGGTCTTGTTGAAGGTCCAGTTGTTCGAGGAGAGCTTGGCAGTGTTGTTGTAGCTCGGGCCGTGGCGTTTTATTCCTTTGTTCCGTCTTGTCGAAGCGGTTGGATCCGCATGAGCTGTAGCCTTTCTAAATGGGGAGGAAAAAGAGGCGTTATTGTTGATCATTAAGAAAAGAGAAGCTTTGTTACTTGCTCCACGGATCATTGTGTGAACCCCaattaaagtttgttttgtttaaagtttCTTTGATCCGAGTCAGGGGTCTGAGATTAGAAGGTGTCAGATATTGTTAAGATTAAGATTCTTCTCCTGTCATTCCATTGCAGAGCCCAACTaatactgttttttctttttttttttgggggggggggggtgtaatGCCAAAATGAGTCAATCCCAGTATTGATATATCAGCTGATATTCTTCTACACACTGAATATAAACTTTAACGcacatttttgcaatgatcaaaCACCTAGACATAGGCAGGTAACAGGGGCCAGATAATTTACAATTTAATGATTatacacttccacaaacatctttttctgcattatgctttgtaaaaaagtatatatatatcgaaaccgatatatctgtgataggccaacATACCCAACGATATATCAGTTGGCTTGATTACAGTCTGTAGGAAGATTTCACGTGCAAAGATAAAGTCAGTaccaatgaaaacataaaatgtcagGGAAGGTTATAGATTAAACCAACCGTATTCCAGCTCAACCAACCACAGCAGTGAAAGGTGCTGGATGAAACTTCTGTGTTTTGCTGGAAGCCGGATGTTTCTATTTCTGAACTAAAATTAGCGAGAACgtgtataaaatcacattctTTAGACTGTTGCGTATAATCCGACAAGAGTCC is drawn from Sparus aurata chromosome 8, fSpaAur1.1, whole genome shotgun sequence and contains these coding sequences:
- the st8sia2 gene encoding alpha-2,8-sialyltransferase 8B; this translates as MKGGTPGCSSTTTTTSSSTGPPSLSAMPLVFRSLLFGFVTLLVVVLIIDDIAEVEEETANNGHSKKMALHQLIPKPHRKATAHADPTASTRRNKGIKRHGPSYNNTAKLSSNNWTFNKTLSNLIRKNILRFLDPERDISILKGTLKPGDIIHYVFDRHSTTNISENLYRLLPTVSPMKNQHHRRCAIVGNSGILLNSSCGPEIDSHDFVIRCNLAPVEDYYRDVGWRTNLVTMNPSVVQRAFQDLVNEEWRDRFLQRLQSLSGSVLWIPAFMAKGGEERVEWALRLILLHTVDVRTAFPSLRLLHAVRGYWLTNNVHIKRPTTGLLMYTMATRFCEEIHLYGFWPFPLDPHGKPVKYHYYDTLKYEYTSSSSPHTMPLEFRTLSTLHRQGALRLHTGTCDAERRPQTELQSK